In one Salipiger abyssi genomic region, the following are encoded:
- a CDS encoding phage portal protein, whose protein sequence is MTKPSRQVFRAAQRGLAKLFRRSGIEAAGGGRRWDGASVLTSPQTATLAARGPAQIRAAGQYLNTPFGQKIVEAWVSALAGKGWQVRSQHPDTATARGLNEAFEALVTPLLPLLVRALVRDGEGFLRIQITAGGDIRLRPIPAEQVDPSLSRDLGNGARIVAGIEFDAEDEVTAYHILPEAPGAPFVTYKDAVRVPARDVLHIFDPLFPGQVRGLSWLTPVLLKMRDRDDASDALLMQMKTASLITGFVRDLDGSLAGFDGTTEGNALNVALEPGAMRILPQGADVTFSNPGAGIDKAADFLRAQDREIAAGVGLTFEALTGDLTQTNYSSARVGLLDFRRRAEMLQRQLIEGQFLRPLWRRWIELRALAGEIDASGAALADFLAVRFVPPGWQWVDPKNEVEADARAIEAGLKSREEVVAGRGRDIDDLNDEIARDTVRGAGSAAA, encoded by the coding sequence ATGACCAAGCCCTCCCGCCAAGTCTTCCGCGCCGCGCAACGCGGCCTCGCCAAGCTCTTCCGGCGCTCCGGCATCGAGGCCGCAGGCGGTGGGCGGCGGTGGGACGGTGCGTCCGTCCTGACCTCTCCCCAGACCGCGACGCTCGCCGCGCGCGGCCCGGCGCAGATCCGGGCGGCGGGGCAATATCTCAACACACCCTTCGGGCAGAAGATCGTGGAAGCATGGGTCTCGGCGCTGGCGGGCAAGGGCTGGCAGGTCCGGTCGCAGCATCCCGACACGGCCACCGCGCGGGGGCTCAATGAGGCCTTCGAGGCGCTGGTGACCCCGCTCCTGCCGCTGCTGGTGCGGGCGCTGGTGCGCGATGGTGAGGGCTTTCTGCGGATCCAGATCACCGCCGGCGGCGACATCCGGCTGAGGCCGATCCCTGCCGAGCAGGTGGACCCCTCGCTGTCGCGCGATCTGGGCAACGGGGCGCGGATCGTGGCGGGCATCGAATTCGACGCCGAGGACGAGGTGACCGCCTATCACATCCTGCCGGAAGCCCCCGGCGCGCCGTTTGTGACCTACAAAGACGCGGTGCGCGTCCCGGCCCGCGACGTGCTGCACATCTTCGATCCGCTCTTTCCCGGTCAGGTGCGCGGGCTGTCGTGGCTGACGCCGGTGCTGCTGAAAATGCGCGACCGCGACGACGCGTCGGACGCCCTGCTGATGCAGATGAAGACCGCGAGCCTGATCACCGGCTTTGTACGCGATCTGGACGGCAGCCTTGCGGGCTTCGATGGCACGACCGAGGGCAATGCGCTGAACGTGGCTCTGGAGCCCGGCGCCATGCGCATCCTGCCGCAAGGCGCGGACGTGACCTTTTCCAACCCTGGTGCGGGCATCGACAAGGCGGCGGATTTCCTGCGCGCGCAGGACCGCGAGATTGCCGCCGGGGTCGGGCTGACCTTCGAGGCGCTGACCGGCGATCTGACACAGACCAACTACAGCTCGGCCCGCGTCGGGCTGCTGGATTTCCGCCGCCGCGCCGAGATGCTGCAACGCCAGCTCATCGAGGGCCAGTTCCTGCGCCCGCTCTGGCGCCGCTGGATCGAGCTGCGCGCACTGGCGGGCGAGATCGACGCGAGCGGCGCGGCTCTGGCCGATTTCCTCGCTGTCCGCTTCGTCCCGCCCGGCTGGCAATGGGTCGATCCGAAGAATGAAGTCGAAGCCGATGCGCGCGCGATCGAGGCCGGTTTGAAAAGCCGCGAAGAGGTTGTCGCGGGCCGTGGCCGCGACATTGACGACCTGAACGACGAGATTGCCCGCGACACGGTGCGCGGCGCAGGGAGTGCCGCCGCATGA
- a CDS encoding prohead protease/major capsid protein fusion protein, with protein sequence MTIHIRNLTPSPTTVNTEARTVEAIVSTGADTPRAGFVERLPLGRANLSRLPGAPVLDAHRAASTRDQLGVIEAAELRPEGIWVRMKFRSNAAAVSVLSDLEDGTLRGLSIGYQVAEWEETREGNIRVRTPKEWTPIEASVVPVPADPGAHFRNGERVMDPEEQTVETTTTTATTTRAQHNAEIRTIAETAGLTRAWADEQIDAEATPDTARRAAFEAMQTRSAQTATRSTGATIGTDHTDPAVIATRAGEALYARSHPDHELSAQARPYQAMTTVDLARDCLHRSGIGITGLSAATIITRALNTTSDFPLILGDTAGRELRRAYEAAPSGVRALARQTTARDFRAKRALQFGDGPELKRVRESGEFQHGTIEEAAETYSVETFGRIFGISRQALINDDLGAFTQIPAKLGNAARSFEAAQLVAKLIDNPAMSDGTAVFHADHGNLAASGGALSMTTLTAARTAMRRQTGLGGQLINATPYALVVPPELETVAEQLLTEINATTTDDVNPFAKLTLAVEPRLTNVTAWYVAANPATIDGLEYAYLEGAPGPQIETRQGFEVDGVQIKVRLDFGCGWIDHRGWYMNAGA encoded by the coding sequence ATGACGATCCATATCCGCAACCTGACCCCCAGCCCGACCACGGTGAACACCGAGGCGCGCACGGTGGAGGCCATTGTCTCCACCGGCGCGGATACGCCTCGCGCGGGTTTTGTCGAGCGTCTGCCGCTCGGCCGCGCCAATCTGTCCCGCCTGCCCGGCGCGCCGGTTCTGGATGCCCACCGCGCGGCCTCGACCCGCGACCAGCTCGGGGTGATCGAGGCGGCGGAGCTGCGCCCCGAGGGCATCTGGGTCCGCATGAAGTTCCGCAGCAATGCCGCCGCCGTATCGGTTCTGTCCGACCTCGAGGACGGCACCCTGCGCGGCCTGTCCATCGGCTATCAGGTGGCCGAGTGGGAAGAGACGCGGGAAGGCAATATCCGCGTCCGCACCCCCAAAGAATGGACGCCCATTGAGGCGTCCGTTGTCCCCGTCCCGGCTGATCCGGGCGCACATTTCCGAAATGGAGAGAGAGTCATGGACCCCGAAGAGCAGACGGTTGAAACGACCACCACGACCGCGACCACCACCCGGGCGCAGCACAACGCGGAGATCCGCACCATTGCCGAAACGGCGGGCCTCACCCGCGCCTGGGCGGACGAACAGATTGACGCCGAGGCAACGCCCGATACCGCCCGCCGCGCCGCCTTCGAGGCGATGCAGACCCGCAGCGCACAGACGGCCACCCGCAGCACCGGCGCCACCATCGGGACGGATCACACCGACCCGGCGGTTATCGCGACCCGTGCCGGCGAGGCGCTGTATGCCCGTTCGCACCCCGACCATGAGCTGAGTGCGCAGGCGCGGCCCTATCAGGCAATGACCACGGTGGACCTCGCCCGCGACTGCCTGCACCGTTCCGGCATCGGCATCACCGGCCTGTCGGCCGCGACGATCATCACCCGCGCCCTTAACACGACCTCGGACTTCCCGCTGATCCTCGGCGACACCGCGGGCCGCGAGTTGCGCCGCGCTTATGAGGCCGCGCCGTCCGGCGTGCGGGCGCTGGCGCGCCAGACCACCGCGCGCGACTTCCGCGCCAAGCGTGCCCTTCAATTCGGCGACGGCCCCGAGCTGAAAAGGGTGCGTGAGTCCGGGGAATTCCAGCACGGCACCATCGAGGAAGCCGCCGAAACCTACAGCGTCGAGACCTTCGGGCGCATCTTCGGGATTTCCCGGCAGGCGCTCATCAACGACGATCTAGGCGCCTTTACCCAGATCCCGGCGAAGCTCGGCAACGCGGCCCGTTCCTTCGAAGCGGCGCAACTGGTGGCAAAACTGATCGACAACCCGGCGATGAGCGACGGCACCGCCGTTTTCCACGCGGACCATGGCAATCTGGCCGCATCCGGCGGCGCCCTGTCGATGACGACGCTCACCGCCGCCCGCACCGCCATGCGCCGCCAGACCGGCCTCGGCGGTCAGCTCATCAACGCGACACCCTACGCTCTGGTTGTGCCGCCCGAGCTGGAAACGGTGGCGGAGCAGCTTCTGACCGAAATCAACGCGACCACCACCGATGACGTGAACCCGTTCGCCAAGCTCACGCTCGCCGTGGAACCCCGCCTGACGAACGTCACAGCGTGGTATGTGGCCGCGAACCCGGCCACCATTGACGGGCTGGAATACGCCTATCTGGAAGGCGCGCCCGGCCCGCAGATCGAGACCCGGCAGGGCTTCGAAGTGGACGGGGTGCAGATCAAGGTCCGCCTGGATTTCGGCTGTGGCTGGATCGACCACCGCGGCTGGTACATGAACGCAGGCGCGTAA
- a CDS encoding phage head-tail joining protein, whose product MAIPATELETLRDELVRSRAQGLRVVMYEGHRTEYATDAEMAAAIADLDRRIAAAGSARPRTIAFTSSKGL is encoded by the coding sequence ATGGCGATCCCCGCAACAGAGCTGGAAACCCTGCGCGACGAGCTGGTCAGGTCGCGCGCGCAGGGCCTGCGGGTGGTCATGTACGAAGGCCACCGCACCGAATACGCCACCGACGCCGAGATGGCTGCGGCAATCGCAGACCTCGACCGGCGCATTGCAGCGGCGGGCAGCGCCCGCCCCCGCACCATCGCTTTCACATCGTCGAAAGGTCTCTGA
- a CDS encoding DUF2190 family protein has protein sequence MKNYIQAGNVITFTAAATTAAGQGVLQGALFGVAATDAASGEEFEAAVTGVFELPKAAGALTKGQKVYWSSANANVTATATGNTLIGAVIEAAADAASLAKVRLNGTV, from the coding sequence ATGAAGAACTATATTCAAGCGGGCAACGTGATCACCTTCACCGCTGCCGCGACCACCGCCGCCGGGCAGGGCGTCCTGCAAGGCGCGCTCTTCGGGGTCGCCGCCACCGACGCGGCATCGGGTGAAGAGTTCGAGGCCGCAGTGACCGGTGTCTTCGAGCTGCCCAAAGCCGCAGGCGCGCTGACCAAGGGCCAGAAGGTCTATTGGAGCAGCGCAAATGCCAACGTCACGGCCACCGCGACCGGCAACACGCTGATCGGCGCCGTCATCGAGGCGGCGGCAGACGCCGCATCGCTGGCCAAAGTCCGGCTGAACGGGACCGTCTGA
- a CDS encoding tyrosine-type recombinase/integrase, translated as MAQVFTAYLDADKPERFLLKLAEHWKDTLVEDVTPELIRQAAKRIYPHANEPTWNRQVIKPTQAAINHAAGLGWCQRISVKRYAENPEVKTPATVKWVRAFASQAETDGLPHLGALCLFMFGTAARVGEACNLTWRHVDLGAAKAELHLFKPTPWKRVAHLPPEVVAALANIPSNRNPDELVFGYAGRGSVRGPWNNVCKRAEIERLTPHCCRHGFATSMLQAGVDVKTVAERGGWKDATTVLRTYAHAMKDPSVTNVLFGAKSVQSESKSTLTIRNKRIKQK; from the coding sequence ATGGCCCAGGTATTCACGGCCTATCTGGATGCGGACAAGCCCGAGCGGTTCCTCCTCAAGCTGGCGGAACACTGGAAAGATACACTGGTGGAAGACGTGACGCCCGAGCTGATCCGGCAGGCAGCGAAAAGGATCTATCCTCACGCCAACGAGCCGACATGGAACCGGCAGGTTATCAAACCGACGCAGGCAGCAATCAACCATGCGGCGGGGCTCGGCTGGTGCCAACGCATTTCGGTGAAACGCTATGCCGAAAACCCCGAGGTGAAGACGCCAGCGACCGTGAAATGGGTCCGCGCCTTCGCGTCACAGGCCGAGACGGATGGATTGCCGCATCTGGGAGCGCTCTGCCTCTTCATGTTTGGCACGGCGGCACGAGTCGGCGAGGCCTGCAACCTGACCTGGCGCCATGTCGATCTGGGCGCGGCCAAGGCGGAGCTGCATCTGTTCAAGCCGACTCCGTGGAAGCGTGTCGCACATCTGCCTCCCGAGGTCGTGGCTGCGCTGGCGAACATTCCCAGCAATCGCAATCCGGATGAGCTGGTATTCGGCTATGCCGGAAGGGGCAGCGTCCGGGGGCCGTGGAACAACGTGTGCAAGCGCGCCGAGATCGAGCGCTTGACCCCGCATTGCTGCCGGCATGGGTTCGCCACATCGATGCTGCAAGCGGGTGTCGATGTGAAAACCGTTGCCGAGCGTGGCGGCTGGAAGGACGCAACCACGGTGCTGCGCACATACGCTCATGCGATGAAAGACCCGAGCGTCACCAATGTGCTTTTTGGCGCAAAATCGGTGCAAAGCGAAAGCAAATCCACCTTAACCATCAGAAACAAAAGGATAAAACAGAAATGA
- a CDS encoding capsular biosynthesis protein, with protein MIAPQSPAESMVWKTILWTWPFYGIGALYVVGPVLAWLLAGLVVLSLYLGPAIRDDLRATGTVPPVIWAWMLGMLVMLVALWAGHLNWDLGLKQTIKSSIGWAKGWALLALFPLAGAILPVRREVLIRAQCRLGFWTLCIAPALLIAPYIGLPERIWTSPLKAVGGPGPEYFSVYFFTYDPASWTPRWQFYAPWSPFAALLGVTMVLFALEEKENRWRAAGIAAGTLMILASKSRMGLVGLVACTIGPRMMPLVLRSWAWAVLAGLTASLAITGPWLARTIGAGIDGFKSARADSTRVRATLQRIAHERWQEEAVWFGHGTVQPGPHLVEYMPIGSHHTWFGLLFVKGLVGLLAFAVPLIWQIGLAMKDAAQSARGRLPLGLCMVLVLLSFGENIEIEAYLLWPALMMLGIHARECARSGEKQPRTSTESAKMPSAGPA; from the coding sequence ATGATCGCGCCGCAGAGCCCGGCCGAATCCATGGTCTGGAAGACGATCCTCTGGACCTGGCCCTTCTACGGCATCGGCGCGCTTTACGTGGTCGGGCCGGTGCTGGCCTGGCTGCTGGCGGGGCTGGTGGTGCTGTCGCTCTATCTCGGGCCGGCGATCCGCGACGATCTGCGCGCCACCGGGACGGTGCCGCCGGTGATCTGGGCCTGGATGCTCGGCATGCTGGTCATGCTGGTGGCGCTCTGGGCCGGTCATCTGAACTGGGATCTCGGGCTCAAGCAGACGATCAAATCCTCCATCGGCTGGGCCAAGGGCTGGGCGCTGCTGGCGCTCTTCCCGCTGGCGGGGGCGATCCTGCCGGTGCGGCGAGAGGTGCTGATCCGGGCGCAATGCCGGCTGGGGTTCTGGACCCTCTGCATCGCCCCCGCGCTGCTCATCGCGCCCTATATCGGCCTGCCCGAGCGCATCTGGACCTCGCCGCTCAAGGCGGTGGGCGGGCCGGGGCCGGAATATTTCTCGGTGTATTTCTTCACCTACGATCCCGCCTCCTGGACACCGCGCTGGCAGTTCTATGCGCCCTGGTCGCCCTTTGCGGCACTGCTGGGGGTGACGATGGTGCTGTTCGCGCTGGAGGAGAAGGAAAACCGCTGGCGCGCGGCGGGCATCGCCGCCGGCACGCTGATGATCCTCGCGTCGAAATCGCGGATGGGGCTCGTGGGGCTCGTTGCCTGCACGATCGGGCCGCGGATGATGCCGCTGGTGCTGCGCAGCTGGGCCTGGGCGGTGCTGGCCGGGCTCACCGCCTCGCTGGCGATCACCGGGCCGTGGCTGGCCCGGACCATCGGCGCCGGCATTGACGGCTTCAAATCCGCCCGTGCCGACAGCACCCGCGTGCGCGCCACGCTGCAACGCATCGCCCATGAGCGCTGGCAGGAAGAGGCGGTCTGGTTCGGCCACGGCACCGTGCAACCCGGCCCGCATCTGGTGGAATACATGCCCATCGGCAGCCACCACACCTGGTTCGGCCTGCTCTTCGTCAAGGGGCTGGTGGGGCTGCTGGCCTTTGCCGTGCCGCTGATCTGGCAGATCGGGCTCGCGATGAAGGACGCGGCTCAGAGCGCGCGCGGACGGCTGCCGCTGGGGCTCTGCATGGTGCTGGTGCTGCTGTCCTTCGGCGAGAATATCGAGATCGAGGCCTATCTGCTCTGGCCGGCGCTGATGATGCTCGGCATCCATGCCCGCGAATGCGCGCGCAGTGGTGAGAAACAGCCCCGGACCTCCACCGAATCGGCGAAAATGCCGAGCGCCGGCCCCGCCTGA
- a CDS encoding GumC family protein, whose protein sequence is MTLQDTATTELPAAKATPGKRRRFLRRALIGGSVTDRRRLPRYVWICALGLAGIWAPITGYLKTAAPVFASHMSLILPGSGSASSVNLAEIGQASSHANSAFSSNSISPTETYKRLLAADRVLKDAARRLDIDAKAFGKPQVQLVDQTAFMHVKITGPDPDAAQARNAALLEAFFVEIDRLRGDELESRQTGGLDAIREYRDSVAATRSEISRLRDESGLHSVAQYNRQLDEADDLRGRIDTAAAEYERKLATVRGLEARLGTDSETAARILRLNGDTAYIALIEAMALAASDLAEARASYGARHPEVVKASSAMASARDKAEARATALTGLSGALERSSDGARAALLTELVRQESERAGLEAELAELRALLSIQTGRLERLAPLAARLEDLQRDFNVAEAVFASAIARAQSSKADIYASYPLVQVLEDPTLPDSPTSPRKKLAIAAGGAASFLLFFALSLGWIRRALIERLLSEKGRMA, encoded by the coding sequence ATGACCCTGCAAGACACCGCCACCACAGAGCTGCCCGCCGCCAAGGCAACGCCCGGGAAACGCCGCCGCTTTCTGCGGCGTGCGCTGATCGGCGGGTCGGTGACCGACCGCCGCCGCCTGCCGCGCTATGTCTGGATCTGCGCGCTGGGCCTGGCCGGGATCTGGGCGCCGATCACCGGCTATCTCAAGACCGCCGCGCCGGTCTTTGCCAGCCATATGTCGCTGATCCTGCCGGGCTCTGGCTCTGCCTCTTCGGTGAACCTCGCCGAGATCGGGCAGGCGTCGAGCCATGCCAACTCGGCCTTTTCCAGCAATTCCATCAGCCCGACCGAGACCTACAAGCGCTTGCTCGCCGCCGACCGCGTGCTGAAGGATGCGGCGCGGCGTCTGGACATCGACGCCAAGGCCTTCGGCAAGCCGCAGGTCCAGCTCGTGGACCAGACCGCCTTCATGCATGTGAAGATCACCGGGCCCGATCCCGATGCCGCGCAGGCGCGCAACGCCGCGCTGCTCGAAGCATTTTTCGTCGAGATCGACCGGCTGCGCGGCGACGAGCTGGAGAGCCGCCAGACCGGCGGCCTGGATGCGATCCGGGAGTATCGCGACTCGGTCGCCGCGACGCGGAGCGAGATCTCGCGGCTGCGCGACGAGAGCGGGCTGCATTCGGTCGCGCAATACAACCGCCAGCTCGACGAGGCCGACGACCTGCGCGGTCGCATCGACACCGCCGCCGCCGAATACGAGCGCAAGCTCGCCACCGTGCGTGGGCTGGAGGCGCGGCTCGGGACCGATTCCGAGACCGCCGCCCGCATCCTGCGGCTCAATGGCGACACCGCCTATATCGCGCTGATCGAGGCGATGGCGCTGGCCGCCAGCGATCTGGCCGAGGCGCGCGCGAGCTATGGCGCGCGTCACCCGGAGGTGGTCAAGGCGTCCTCTGCCATGGCCTCCGCCCGCGACAAGGCCGAGGCCCGAGCCACGGCGCTGACCGGCCTGTCCGGCGCGCTGGAACGCTCCTCCGACGGGGCCCGCGCGGCGCTGCTGACCGAGCTGGTGCGCCAGGAATCGGAACGTGCGGGGCTTGAGGCCGAACTGGCGGAGCTACGCGCGCTGCTCAGCATTCAGACCGGGCGGCTGGAGCGTCTGGCGCCGCTCGCAGCGCGGCTGGAAGACCTGCAACGGGATTTCAACGTCGCCGAAGCGGTCTTTGCCTCCGCCATCGCGCGGGCGCAGTCGAGCAAGGCCGATATCTACGCCTCCTATCCGCTGGTACAGGTGCTCGAAGACCCGACCCTGCCCGACAGCCCGACCTCTCCGCGCAAGAAGCTCGCCATTGCCGCCGGTGGCGCCGCCAGTTTCCTGCTGTTCTTCGCCCTGTCGCTGGGCTGGATCCGCCGCGCGCTGATCGAGCGTCTGCTCTCCGAGAAAGGGCGTATGGCATGA
- a CDS encoding response regulator transcription factor — protein MRVLIADDHDLLRDTLIAFLGAEDDIELGSAASFDEACERIREDEAYNLVLLDYKMPGMNGLDSLTEAIGMKGGQRVALISGQATREVAEQALSLGAAGFIPKTLPAKSLVNAVKFMAMGEQYAPIGFMTAPEETRTHPMAERLTKREMEVLEGLTEGKSNKEIARDLDLTEPTIKLHMKTLYRKLEVNNRTQAAIVARDAGLF, from the coding sequence ATGAGAGTGCTGATTGCCGACGACCACGACCTGCTGCGGGACACGCTGATCGCGTTTCTGGGCGCCGAGGACGATATCGAGCTGGGCAGCGCGGCAAGCTTTGACGAGGCCTGCGAGCGCATCCGCGAGGACGAGGCGTACAACCTGGTGTTGCTGGATTACAAGATGCCCGGCATGAACGGTCTGGACAGTCTCACCGAGGCGATCGGCATGAAGGGCGGCCAGCGCGTGGCGCTGATCTCAGGCCAGGCCACGCGCGAAGTGGCGGAGCAGGCGCTGAGCCTGGGTGCCGCCGGCTTCATCCCCAAGACCCTGCCGGCGAAATCGCTGGTCAACGCGGTGAAGTTCATGGCCATGGGCGAGCAATACGCTCCCATCGGCTTTATGACCGCTCCGGAAGAGACCAGGACCCACCCCATGGCAGAGCGCCTGACCAAGCGCGAGATGGAGGTGCTGGAGGGGCTCACCGAGGGCAAATCGAACAAGGAGATCGCCCGCGATCTCGATCTCACCGAGCCGACGATCAAGCTGCATATGAAGACGCTCTATCGCAAGCTCGAGGTCAACAACCGCACCCAGGCGGCCATCGTGGCGCGCGACGCGGGGCTGTTCTGA
- a CDS encoding WecB/TagA/CpsF family glycosyltransferase, with protein MKHQPTLAFRDATLAADLPKRPILGLPVVNATTEATVNALLSGAARSVFFLNAHCANLRAGNREYADALTRADMVLPDGIGVELAARMTGGGLTENLNGTDFTPALLTEAARRGLSVFLFGAQPGTAEKAALTLAAKIPGLRITGTLDGYDGAADPEAAIARINTSGADILLVAMGVPMQELWIDRHLPELRPRLVLGVGALFDFLAGNVRRAPVAVRKAKLEWGWRLMQEPRRLAKRYLIGNGTFLARASLHALHVAGREAVAKRALDMALSATLLVVLAPVLLLVAALIRLESKGPALFHQQRVGRDGRPFTILKFRTMHTDAEARLAAIRAQSDRQGICFKSRHDPRVTRVGRFLRRYSVDELPQILNVFKGDMSLVGPRPALPSEVAAYPAAALERLKARPGITGLWQVSGRADIGFDKMVDMDVAYVRSRSVLLDLMLLALTARAVLSGRGAY; from the coding sequence ATGAAACATCAGCCGACCCTCGCCTTCCGTGACGCAACCCTTGCCGCCGATCTGCCGAAACGCCCGATCCTCGGGCTGCCCGTGGTCAATGCCACCACCGAAGCGACCGTAAACGCCCTGCTCTCGGGCGCGGCGCGCAGCGTGTTTTTCCTCAATGCCCATTGCGCCAATCTGCGTGCCGGCAACCGCGAGTATGCCGATGCCCTCACCCGCGCCGATATGGTGCTGCCCGACGGCATCGGGGTCGAGCTGGCCGCGCGCATGACCGGCGGCGGGCTCACCGAGAATCTCAACGGCACCGATTTCACCCCCGCCCTTCTGACAGAGGCGGCGCGGCGCGGTCTGTCGGTCTTTCTCTTCGGCGCGCAGCCCGGCACCGCCGAAAAGGCCGCACTGACGCTCGCCGCAAAGATCCCCGGCCTGCGCATCACCGGCACGCTCGACGGCTATGACGGCGCCGCCGACCCCGAAGCGGCCATCGCGCGAATCAACACCTCCGGCGCCGATATCCTGCTGGTCGCCATGGGCGTGCCGATGCAGGAGCTGTGGATCGACCGCCACCTGCCCGAGCTGCGCCCCCGGCTGGTGCTGGGCGTCGGCGCGCTCTTCGATTTCCTCGCCGGCAATGTCCGCCGCGCGCCCGTCGCCGTGCGCAAGGCAAAGCTGGAGTGGGGCTGGCGACTGATGCAGGAGCCGCGCCGGCTGGCCAAGCGCTACCTGATCGGCAACGGCACCTTCCTCGCCCGCGCCTCGCTCCATGCGCTGCACGTCGCCGGGCGCGAGGCGGTGGCGAAACGCGCGCTCGACATGGCGCTGAGCGCCACGCTGCTCGTTGTCCTGGCACCGGTTCTGCTGCTTGTGGCGGCGCTGATCCGGCTGGAAAGCAAGGGCCCCGCGCTCTTCCATCAGCAGCGCGTCGGGCGCGACGGGCGCCCCTTCACCATCCTCAAGTTCCGCACCATGCATACCGATGCCGAGGCACGGCTGGCGGCGATCCGGGCGCAATCCGACCGGCAGGGTATCTGCTTCAAGTCGCGCCACGATCCGCGCGTGACGCGGGTGGGCCGGTTCCTGCGCCGCTATTCGGTGGATGAGCTGCCGCAGATCCTCAACGTCTTCAAGGGCGACATGTCGCTGGTCGGCCCGCGCCCGGCGCTGCCCTCCGAGGTCGCGGCCTATCCCGCCGCCGCGCTGGAGCGGCTGAAGGCGCGGCCCGGCATCACCGGGCTCTGGCAGGTCTCCGGGCGCGCCGATATCGGCTTCGACAAGATGGTCGACATGGATGTGGCCTATGTCCGCTCGCGCAGCGTGCTGCTCGACCTGATGCTGCTGGCGCTGACCGCGCGGGCGGTGCTGTCGGGGCGCGGCGCCTACTAG
- a CDS encoding molybdopterin-dependent oxidoreductase, whose protein sequence is MLFPRLATAALATALFALPAGAETLPMPTGPVILTISGEIENTNGDGTAAFDLDMLRALGESEIVTETIWTPATHTFTGVRLKTLLDHVGAEGDEITAMAINDYGVTIPVEDATETGPIVAYEMDGAQMSRRDKGPLWVIYPFSSSSDYRTEVIYSRSIWQLDRMTIEE, encoded by the coding sequence ATGCTCTTCCCCCGCCTTGCGACCGCCGCTCTTGCGACCGCGCTTTTCGCGCTGCCCGCCGGGGCCGAAACTCTGCCCATGCCCACCGGGCCGGTGATCCTGACGATCTCCGGCGAGATCGAGAACACCAATGGCGACGGCACCGCCGCCTTCGACCTAGACATGCTGCGCGCCCTGGGCGAGAGCGAGATCGTCACCGAAACCATCTGGACGCCCGCCACCCACACCTTCACCGGCGTCCGGCTCAAGACCCTGCTCGACCATGTCGGCGCCGAGGGCGACGAGATCACCGCCATGGCGATCAACGATTACGGCGTGACGATCCCCGTGGAGGATGCGACCGAGACCGGCCCCATCGTCGCATACGAGATGGACGGTGCGCAGATGTCGCGGCGCGACAAGGGCCCGCTCTGGGTGATCTACCCGTTCTCCTCTTCGAGTGACTACCGCACCGAAGTGATCTATTCCCGGAGCATATGGCAACTCGACCGGATGACGATCGAAGAATGA